From the Paenibacillus sp. FSL H8-0548 genome, one window contains:
- a CDS encoding GH116 family glycosyl-hydrolase, whose product MSYSKEELYADHKQRSYPGEAREAAFLLGGIGTGNISLGSRGELRDFEIFNHPAKGSSLPNTFFAIRVKPEEGTAVYRVLESQLQPPHSLSHGYHPLTAGGLPRLKSSTMVGAYPVAQIAFEDAALPVRVELEAFTPMIPLDPDDSGIPAAILSYRVTNTGVKRIEAVIAGSLMNPVGGLSYDRFGNLHPDMTCGGNVNEFRKTEEAAGLYLHSEKWAADDLQYGSLSLMTTNRNVTYKRAWLRGAWYDYLQEFWDDFTEDGRLNDLGYDTPSADHRTDTGSLGVMEWLEPGETKEFRFILSWSFPNRINGWYEHVRDKRPGRETVRNYYAARFADSWEAGLYIIRHYERLYSSTLSFRDALHGSTLPGYVIEALAGNLPVLRSTTCFWLEDGRFFGYEGTFDDLGSCEGTCTHVWNYAQSLAFLYPTLEQSMRRIEFLEELDERGMMAFRAMRTFDCEWHWEGGKAPAAADGQLGSIMRVYREWKLSGDSAFLAELWPHVKRALDFALAHWDLDGDAVLEGKQHNTYDIEFYGPNPLTGFMLLGALKAAAAMAESMDDSEAADCYKLLEQQSAARLGELTWNGEYFIQRLEDVNVHKYQHGTGCLSDQLFGQQLAHLYGLGYLADEKRIKSAIQAVYRHNFKTDFSDHANCQRAYVLHDEQGLLMCTWPEGGRPKLPFVYSDEVWTGVEYHVASTLIYEGFVDEGLSVVKAVRDRHDGFRRNPWNEVECGHHYARSMASWGLLIALSGFEFDMVKGVMKFNPVVQQDEFSTFWSTGKGWGTYRQTKNPDTGKLHVQLDVLFGDMSDIKVEACGQEDI is encoded by the coding sequence ATGAGCTATTCGAAGGAAGAGCTATATGCCGATCACAAGCAGCGCAGCTATCCCGGCGAAGCGCGGGAAGCAGCATTTCTGCTTGGCGGGATCGGAACCGGAAATATATCCCTCGGCAGTCGAGGGGAGCTGCGGGATTTTGAAATTTTCAACCATCCTGCAAAAGGCAGTTCCTTGCCCAACACATTCTTCGCGATTCGTGTAAAGCCAGAGGAGGGGACAGCGGTTTACAGGGTACTGGAATCGCAGCTTCAGCCGCCGCATTCCTTGTCACACGGCTATCATCCGCTGACAGCTGGCGGATTGCCGCGACTGAAGAGTTCAACTATGGTTGGGGCGTATCCTGTGGCGCAAATTGCCTTCGAGGATGCAGCGCTTCCGGTAAGGGTAGAGTTAGAGGCGTTCACGCCAATGATCCCGCTTGATCCGGACGATTCCGGCATACCCGCAGCCATTCTATCTTATCGGGTTACAAATACGGGGGTTAAGCGTATCGAGGCGGTTATTGCAGGCTCACTGATGAATCCAGTAGGGGGCCTTTCCTACGACCGATTCGGAAACCTGCATCCAGATATGACCTGCGGAGGAAACGTGAACGAGTTTAGAAAGACGGAGGAGGCAGCTGGTTTATATTTGCATTCAGAGAAGTGGGCTGCCGATGATTTGCAGTATGGCAGTCTCTCTCTTATGACGACAAACCGGAACGTTACCTATAAACGGGCTTGGCTGAGGGGAGCCTGGTATGATTATTTGCAGGAATTTTGGGACGATTTCACGGAAGACGGACGGTTGAATGATCTCGGATATGACACACCCTCGGCCGACCATCGCACTGACACCGGATCGCTTGGTGTGATGGAATGGCTTGAGCCCGGAGAGACGAAGGAATTTCGCTTTATTCTCTCTTGGAGCTTTCCGAATCGAATAAACGGCTGGTATGAGCATGTAAGAGATAAGCGGCCTGGAAGGGAAACGGTTCGTAATTATTATGCTGCCCGGTTCGCCGATTCTTGGGAAGCCGGACTTTATATCATTCGCCATTATGAGCGGCTTTACAGCAGCACACTGTCATTCCGCGATGCGCTTCACGGAAGCACGCTGCCCGGCTATGTGATCGAAGCGTTGGCTGGAAACTTGCCGGTGCTGCGCAGTACGACCTGTTTTTGGCTGGAGGATGGACGGTTCTTTGGCTATGAAGGAACATTTGATGATTTGGGGTCGTGTGAAGGCACATGTACCCACGTCTGGAACTATGCGCAATCATTAGCCTTTCTTTACCCGACACTCGAGCAAAGCATGCGGAGGATCGAGTTTCTGGAAGAGCTTGATGAGCGTGGAATGATGGCGTTCCGGGCGATGAGGACGTTTGATTGCGAATGGCATTGGGAAGGGGGAAAAGCGCCTGCGGCTGCGGACGGTCAGCTGGGCTCTATTATGCGGGTGTACCGCGAATGGAAGCTTTCGGGCGATTCAGCATTTCTTGCCGAGCTGTGGCCTCATGTGAAGCGTGCGCTTGATTTTGCATTAGCACATTGGGATCTGGACGGAGATGCTGTACTGGAAGGCAAGCAGCACAATACGTATGACATTGAATTTTACGGTCCGAATCCATTGACTGGCTTTATGCTGCTCGGTGCGTTAAAAGCGGCAGCAGCTATGGCTGAATCGATGGATGACAGCGAGGCGGCGGACTGTTATAAGCTGCTTGAGCAACAAAGCGCAGCACGCCTAGGCGAGCTGACCTGGAACGGCGAATATTTCATCCAGCGTCTCGAAGACGTTAATGTTCATAAATATCAGCATGGAACAGGATGCTTGTCGGACCAGCTGTTCGGTCAACAGCTGGCCCATCTGTATGGTCTTGGTTATTTGGCGGATGAAAAACGAATAAAGAGTGCCATTCAAGCGGTCTACCGCCATAATTTCAAAACCGATTTCAGCGATCACGCCAATTGCCAGCGCGCTTATGTGCTGCATGACGAGCAGGGACTGCTGATGTGCACGTGGCCGGAGGGAGGAAGGCCTAAACTTCCATTCGTATATTCCGATGAGGTATGGACCGGCGTCGAATATCATGTTGCCTCCACCTTGATTTACGAGGGCTTCGTGGATGAAGGCCTCTCCGTAGTCAAGGCCGTACGCGACCGCCATGATGGGTTTAGAAGAAATCCTTGGAATGAGGTGGAATGCGGCCATCATTACGCGCGTTCGATGGCAAGCTGGGGGCTGCTTATTGCCTTGAGCGGTTTCGAGTTCGATATGGTGAAAGGGGTCATGAAGTTCAATCCGGTTGTGCAGCAGGATGAGTTCTCCACGTTCTGGAGTACGGGAAAAGGATGGGGCACTTATCGGCAAACAAAAAATCCAGACACAGGCAAGCTCCACGTTCAGCTAGATGTGCTCTTCGGTGATATGAGTGATATCAAGGTAGAGGCTTGCGGTCAAGAAGACATATAG
- a CDS encoding DUF4185 domain-containing protein, translated as MHSMKYKIFGTTALAAILFLSTVLPAYAQGNGVLNGSSEFELTASRATKVARVTGATQPGESVPNPNQTIDNYALTATDLGIMWDATTDPTDKKIMVAFGDSYDNGWGGFGGGGNSAGWRSNLLAISKDTLLSDGLTFSSMIMDENKAEYSKEIISSAHNTSGSGDFTAIPTAGITVGTRHYIHYMQIKNWGANGRWNTNFSEIAYSDDEGQNWTKSGVKWGAASKFAQAAYVKDGGYVYMFGTPAGRFDKAYLARTGEADLLNKEKYEYWSGTSWIVNDEAAAKAIVDAPVSELSVAYNSYYEKWIMTYLNENRYAIVMRSSSSLTGGWSAETEVVTGAEFPGLYGGFIHPWTNNGKDLYMVVSEWGPYNSILMHSTLNVGTPLSNLIADPSFELQASGTIAAPWTLEAGTGGIDRNFLSRAGSNNLWLRNASGWNAITQKVQVVPVTEYKLTAFIRTSPNFNDGYFGVRDSHGTIVKETKLTKSDNYTPVEVLFNSGSSTELTLFTGMHAAGDTWMQADDYMLLPIIVEIGIESIKEVDVSTTAGSAPVLPSKVEATYSDGTVADVSVVWDAVEEFSYAQAGSFTVNGTVADTAVKASAKILVTAAPVSSGPVPAPILSSERSITAEELKTMKDGDAPFKLNEGQKEFHVPIQAADILKDRKLIVTAGEVKLHVPAAVLAALKDLLPEQSLQDARIVLRATPVDQALFESNSNDGKYKQDGIAYELDIAARTADGKETRLDLLPQSVHVSLPYQASETDEALLGVYRFNEVTALWEYAGGQIDKPQKRIAADISHFSKYAILSYDKEFTDVGTDHWAYQILKTLSAKHIVEGVDANRFEPKANMTRAEFAALLVRALNIKTTSNTLPFTDVRKGAWYLEEVAAAYEAGLITGITEASFAPNAAITREQMAVMVIRANAYSNDADQQLQLDASAFTDADKVSAWAREAVEQAAALGLMKGKGADQFDPQANALRIETAQVIFNLLDTNK; from the coding sequence ATGCATTCAATGAAATACAAGATTTTCGGAACGACAGCGCTCGCGGCCATTTTGTTTCTGTCCACGGTATTACCTGCATACGCGCAGGGAAACGGGGTATTGAACGGCTCATCCGAATTTGAGCTTACAGCAAGCAGAGCAACGAAGGTGGCGAGAGTAACCGGGGCCACACAACCTGGGGAAAGCGTGCCAAATCCGAATCAGACAATCGACAATTATGCACTAACTGCTACCGATCTAGGCATCATGTGGGATGCGACAACGGATCCAACCGATAAAAAAATTATGGTCGCGTTTGGCGATTCCTACGACAACGGCTGGGGAGGCTTTGGAGGCGGCGGAAATTCTGCAGGCTGGAGAAGCAATCTATTGGCGATATCGAAAGATACGCTGCTTTCGGATGGGCTAACCTTCTCCTCAATGATTATGGATGAGAACAAAGCCGAGTATTCCAAGGAAATCATTAGCTCTGCGCACAATACGTCAGGCAGCGGCGATTTCACTGCCATTCCTACTGCCGGAATTACGGTAGGTACGAGACATTATATCCATTATATGCAAATTAAAAATTGGGGAGCTAATGGCCGCTGGAACACTAACTTCTCTGAGATCGCTTATTCGGACGACGAGGGGCAAAATTGGACAAAATCAGGTGTGAAATGGGGGGCTGCCAGCAAGTTCGCACAAGCGGCATACGTGAAGGATGGCGGATATGTTTATATGTTCGGAACTCCTGCCGGCAGATTCGACAAGGCCTATTTGGCAAGAACGGGAGAAGCGGACCTATTAAACAAAGAGAAATATGAATATTGGAGTGGAACGAGCTGGATTGTTAACGACGAAGCGGCAGCCAAAGCGATTGTAGATGCGCCTGTCAGCGAATTGTCCGTCGCTTACAATTCTTATTATGAGAAGTGGATTATGACTTATCTGAATGAGAATCGTTATGCGATCGTCATGAGAAGCTCCTCGAGCTTAACCGGCGGCTGGTCAGCGGAAACCGAGGTTGTAACCGGAGCAGAATTCCCCGGATTATACGGCGGTTTTATTCATCCTTGGACGAACAACGGCAAAGACCTGTACATGGTCGTATCTGAGTGGGGACCGTATAACTCGATCCTTATGCATAGTACGCTCAACGTAGGAACTCCTTTAAGCAATCTGATTGCCGATCCATCGTTCGAGCTGCAAGCATCGGGAACGATTGCAGCTCCATGGACACTGGAAGCAGGTACAGGAGGAATAGATCGAAACTTTTTGTCCAGAGCGGGCAGCAACAACCTGTGGCTTAGAAACGCAAGCGGATGGAATGCCATAACCCAGAAGGTTCAGGTCGTGCCGGTTACTGAATACAAACTAACGGCCTTTATTCGGACCTCGCCCAACTTTAATGACGGTTATTTCGGCGTCAGGGATTCGCACGGAACGATTGTGAAAGAGACGAAATTAACCAAATCCGATAATTACACGCCAGTTGAGGTACTGTTCAATTCAGGCAGCAGCACCGAGCTTACTCTGTTTACAGGCATGCATGCAGCAGGAGATACTTGGATGCAGGCAGATGATTACATGCTGCTGCCTATTATTGTAGAAATCGGGATTGAAAGCATCAAGGAGGTAGACGTATCAACGACAGCAGGCAGCGCGCCGGTACTTCCATCTAAGGTAGAAGCTACATACTCCGACGGCACGGTAGCAGATGTCAGTGTCGTATGGGATGCGGTGGAAGAGTTCAGTTACGCGCAGGCTGGCTCGTTTACGGTAAACGGTACGGTAGCGGACACGGCGGTGAAAGCATCTGCGAAAATATTGGTAACAGCAGCTCCTGTTTCTTCGGGTCCCGTCCCAGCTCCAATTCTGAGCTCTGAGCGGAGCATAACCGCCGAAGAACTGAAGACAATGAAGGACGGAGATGCTCCTTTCAAGCTGAACGAGGGACAGAAGGAGTTCCATGTTCCCATTCAAGCCGCCGATATTCTAAAGGATCGCAAGCTGATTGTAACAGCGGGTGAGGTGAAGCTGCACGTACCAGCCGCCGTATTGGCCGCATTAAAGGATCTGCTTCCTGAACAGTCTTTGCAGGATGCGCGAATTGTGCTGCGGGCAACGCCGGTAGATCAAGCGCTGTTCGAATCGAACAGCAACGACGGAAAATACAAGCAGGACGGGATCGCATACGAGCTTGATATTGCGGCACGAACCGCAGATGGAAAGGAAACACGGCTTGACCTATTACCGCAATCCGTTCATGTTTCACTGCCGTATCAGGCAAGCGAGACTGATGAGGCTTTACTCGGAGTATACCGCTTCAACGAAGTGACCGCGCTATGGGAATATGCAGGTGGTCAAATCGATAAGCCGCAAAAACGGATTGCTGCAGACATCAGCCATTTCAGTAAATATGCCATTTTGTCTTACGACAAAGAGTTTACAGATGTGGGCACTGACCATTGGGCTTACCAGATATTAAAGACGCTCTCCGCCAAACATATTGTCGAAGGCGTGGATGCAAACCGATTCGAGCCAAAAGCGAATATGACAAGAGCGGAATTTGCGGCTTTGCTCGTTAGGGCGCTAAATATCAAAACGACAAGCAACACGCTTCCATTCACAGATGTGAGAAAAGGCGCCTGGTACTTGGAGGAAGTGGCCGCAGCCTATGAGGCAGGTCTGATTACAGGAATTACAGAAGCCAGCTTTGCGCCGAACGCAGCCATTACAAGGGAGCAAATGGCGGTTATGGTGATCAGAGCGAATGCATACAGCAATGACGCAGATCAGCAGCTTCAGCTTGATGCGAGTGCCTTCACCGATGCCGATAAAGTGTCGGCTTGGGCGCGTGAAGCCGTCGAACAGGCAGCCGCCCTGGGCCTTATGAAAGGGAAAGGTGCGGACCAGTTCGATCCGCAGGCCAATGCGCTGAGGATTGAAACTGCGCAAGTTATTTTTAATTTGCTGGATACCAACAAGTAG
- a CDS encoding zinc-dependent alcohol dehydrogenase family protein: MKALVIDRPHHASIQEVPYPSPGPGEIVIRVERVGICGTDFHIYEGEFLSPYPIIPGHEFSGTVHECGAGVEGFRVGERVTADPSLFCGRCIYCLTNRGNQCENWGALGNTVNGSMAEYVAVPARNVVRIPDSISFETAAFIEPIACVVHAMNRLRLKAGDSVLLLGAGAMGQQLVQTLSRSGASRLTVVDVSETKLALARSLGATETVHVSHKSSLAGEKFDIVVDATGIPAVIEDAFTYMGKTATYLQFGVTPKDARISVNPFDLYHKDWTILGSMAINYTFLPAFEWVKEGRILLEPLVSKIISLEETVEFLAKPKDPELLKVQIRI, encoded by the coding sequence ATGAAAGCGCTTGTTATTGACAGACCGCATCATGCATCCATTCAGGAGGTGCCATATCCTTCTCCAGGACCAGGCGAGATTGTCATTCGTGTAGAACGTGTCGGCATTTGCGGTACCGATTTCCATATTTATGAGGGAGAGTTTCTTTCTCCGTATCCCATAATTCCCGGCCATGAGTTTTCAGGGACCGTTCATGAATGTGGAGCAGGAGTCGAAGGCTTTCGGGTCGGCGAGCGGGTAACCGCCGATCCTTCCTTATTCTGCGGGCGATGCATTTATTGTCTTACGAACCGGGGCAATCAGTGCGAGAATTGGGGAGCTCTCGGCAATACCGTAAACGGAAGCATGGCTGAATATGTTGCGGTTCCGGCACGGAATGTGGTGCGCATTCCAGATTCCATATCCTTCGAAACGGCCGCATTCATTGAACCGATCGCTTGCGTTGTGCATGCCATGAACCGACTGCGCCTGAAAGCTGGAGATTCTGTCCTTCTTCTCGGAGCAGGAGCGATGGGGCAGCAGCTTGTGCAGACCTTATCGAGATCCGGTGCATCGCGGCTAACTGTCGTTGATGTATCAGAGACCAAGCTGGCGCTAGCAAGGTCATTGGGCGCGACGGAAACGGTACATGTAAGCCATAAATCAAGCCTTGCCGGAGAAAAATTTGACATTGTGGTCGATGCGACGGGCATACCGGCAGTTATCGAGGATGCTTTCACCTATATGGGGAAGACGGCGACCTACCTGCAATTCGGGGTGACGCCGAAAGATGCCCGGATTTCGGTCAATCCATTCGACCTCTATCACAAGGACTGGACCATATTGGGGTCTATGGCGATCAATTATACGTTTCTTCCCGCCTTCGAATGGGTCAAGGAGGGACGTATTTTACTGGAGCCGCTAGTATCGAAGATCATTTCCCTTGAGGAAACGGTTGAATTTCTTGCAAAGCCAAAAGACCCGGAGCTGTTGAAGGTACAGATCAGGATTTAA